In Aegilops tauschii subsp. strangulata cultivar AL8/78 chromosome 3, Aet v6.0, whole genome shotgun sequence, one genomic interval encodes:
- the LOC120976021 gene encoding uncharacterized protein produces the protein MPPPRLGFLPGRLTPVDGAVRRHHARSPLASSDAPAPLKRVSVCGDAQIAKLLLEMAPPPPPPCRGCKSRCANSLATGTLFGIYFESSFFHAVIVPCNVRSEFNKLAGDSVTFEAPGGPYTMEVEKGRNMTQVGADGWVRFIAHMRITGGELISFSFRAERPKLAVIYVNKEEDDEDDEDDEDDDDPLGEAIVAQRMRLSEEEVCNLWDIIPPRADFVGVPFVTRLTSTMVDRHIMKLPKSLSESCGIKPNEEGSAGICLTARGSVTTCAYGVDTDGRTHFNSVGWKSFLVGKNLHVGQAILITIRNTHRPGLRMMVVIDII, from the exons ATGCCGCCGCCGCGGTTAGGGTTCCTCCCCGGCCGCCTCACCCCCGTCGACGGTGCCGTGCGCCGCCACCACGCGCGGTCGCCTCTCGCCTCCTCCGACGCTCCCGCCCC GTTAAAGAGAGTATCTGTATGTGGTGATGCTCAAATTGCCAAGTTGTTATT GgaaatggcgccaccaccaccaccaccatgtcgagggtgcaagtcaaggtgcgccaacagccttgcaactggcacgctgttcggcatctacttcgaGTCTAGTTTTTTTCATGCGGTG atcgtcccatgcaatgtgaggtcaGAATTCAACAAGCTGGCCGGAGACTCTGTGACCTTTGAGGCTCCTGGGGGCCcctacactatggaggtcgagaaaggacgaAATATGACGCAGGTGGGAGCAGATGGATGGGTCCGTTTCATCGCCCACATGCGTATCACcggtggtgagttgatcagcttctccttcagagctgAAAGACCCAAGCTGGCCGTGATTTATGTCAacaaagaagaagatgatgaagatgatgaggatgatgaggatgatgacgacCCACTTGGtgaagccatcgtagctcaaagaatgaggttgagcgaggaggaggtgtgcaacctatgggacatcaTTCCGCCACGTGCTGACTTcgtcggggtgccattcgtgacccgcctgacaagtaccatggttgATCGGCATATCATG aaattgccaaagagccTATCTGAGAGTTGTGGTATCAAGCCTAATGAAGAAGGATCTGCTGGAATATGCCTTACCGCGAGGGGCTCCGTCACCACTTGTGCGTACGGCGTGGACAcggacggtcgcacacacttcaactcggttgggtggaagagctTCCTCGTCGGCAAGAATCTTCATGTTGGACAGGcaatcctaattactatcaggaacacccaccgcccaggcttgaggatgatggtcgtcatcgatatcatctag